GACGGCGCTTTCAGCTCCTGAATCTGTCCTTATTATATTCCATGCCCCTTTGACCTTAAGGTTCCAAATGTATATGTAATAGGAGATTACCTGACCGAACATGATAGCAAAATCATTTCTGAGCCATCCGTATACAAAAAATAAATAAGAGCCCGCAATGCTGAATACCCAGAAGATAGTAGGGGATACAACTTTCTTTGCCTTCTCGCTCATTATCCACTGGACAAGAATTCTCAAAGAGAAAAAGCCCTGTGCCAAAAAGCCCAGTCCGTATATAATCCAATGAGATATAACTGCTTGCTGCATAGCCTGCTTATGTTATCTATCGGGAACTTACTTGGAATTGATGTTATCTTCCCCTATGGAATAATTGATGTATCTCTTCTTCATCCACCTATATGCAAAGCAATCTTTAAGAGGTCCAATCAATCTGTTCCACACATTGTACTTGGAGACGCCCGCTGTTCTTGGAAAGTGTCTTACAGGTATTTGCTTCATTTTTCCACCCTCCTGCAGCTGAATCAGCGCAGGGAAAAAACGGTGCATGCCTGTAAACATCGGGATTCTTTTTGCATACGGCGTTTGCAAAATTTTTAGCGGGCAACCCGTATCAGTTGCTCCGTCGTGAGTAAACATTTTGCGGAAACCGTTTGCAAATTTTGACTGGAAGTTTTTCCAGCCGGAATCTTTCCTGTTTGCGCGTATTCCCATAACAAGCGGGTAGTCAATAATATAAGGCAGAAGCAAATTGAAGTCTTCCGGCGTTGTCTGCAAATCTGCATCTATATATCCTACAAAATCAGAGAAGCAATTATCAAATCCCGCTTTGATTGCGCCGCTTAATCCGGTGCGGTGGGCAAGCGAGATGTAAAAGAAATTTTTCCTCTTTGAGCACTCATCTTTAATGAGCTGCAAAGAATTATCTGCTGAACCATCATTTACAAATAGAACGCAAACTGACGGTTCCTTGGAAATCTCCATGAATTTGCCCAGCTCATCAGCCAGCCTGCGGACATTTCCCTCCTCGTTAAAAATAGGGGATATTATTGTAAATCTGTATTTTGATGTCTGATTCATATTTCAAAAATGTGCGCAAATTTAATCAATATAACGGAATTGAAAGCATTAATTCCATTTAGAACATAATTAGCGAACTTTCATCCCTCTTGCCTCAAATTGTTCATAGTCATACTTTGTCAGAGGCAGCAGGCGGAGCTTCATTGGAATATCGTGGTCCGTCAAATATTCTCTCTCTTTCTCCTCCAGCCTTGGAGAACCTATGCAAAGAGTTGAGTCTAAGTATTTTGTGTGAATTTCCGCGTAATCCAGAAGGGAGTGGAACACAGCATTTGTGGAGAGTGGCGCAGAGGAATGTTTTATGGTCTGCTCATATTTATCCCGACAGTTTTTTATGTAATTGTCAGAAAACCAGACGTAAAACGGAATGTGCAATTGATAGTAGGTGGCATTTAAAGAGGCATGCAGGAACCTTCCGCGCCTGTCGTCCATCAAATCCTCCCCGTGGTCTGCAAGGCACATTACAACGCTGCCGGCATTTTGGCTCTTTATAGCCTCAATTATCTTGAATGTTACGTAGTCTGTGTTAAGTATGCTGTTGTCGTAAGAATTGATAAGCTCTTTTCTGTATTTTTTAGAAATTGACTTTGGCCTGTCGGGAGTATAATAGGCAAATTGCTTTGGATACCTGCTGTGATATGCAAAGTGTGAGCCGTATAAGTGGATTATAATGAATAGGTTGCCGGTAGTGTCTTTTTGCAGGACCTTGTTTAGTTCAGGCAAAACGGCCTCATCCGGAACGCTGCGGATTTTGCTGCTGACGGAAATTTTCTCATCTGCCTCATTGTAATAACTGTGCACTATGCTCTTGTCATAGTTCTGATTCTTAATGTATATGGTTTTAAATCCGGCCTCTTTAAAGGCGGAGACAATACTTTTAGATTTATAGAGCAGACCATATCTTCCCGCTTCCGCAGGGGATAAAATTATAGGTACGCTTTTGTGTGTTGTATTAGACTGCGTCAAGAAATCCTTGAAAACCACAAGATTGCTGCCACCTCCTACAACAGGATTTGAAGAGGAAGCAAGAGAATCTGTGTGCGGAGAGGTCTCTCTGGAGTAGCCGTACAGGCTCCAGTTTGCAGCGCGGGAAGTCTCTCCCAAAACCAGCACTACAATTTCCCTTGTCTTGCCGTTCTCTCTGAATGCATTGTAAGTAAAGCCTTTAGACGTTTCATTATATTTCTCTACTCTATTCCATTTCTTTGTGGCATATTCAAGATTGTAAATGACGTTAACAGGATAGATATCATCCTTAAAGCGGCATGCGGATGTTATGAAGATTATGGATGCAGCCAAAATGATTCCGCCGCAATACAATATTTTTTTTCTCCACCTCCACTCTATTTTCTCTTTGCTCTTTGCAGATTTTATTGCAAGAATTATAGACGGAATGTAGATTAAAAAGACCATCAGAATTGTTCCGGTAAGGCTGGCCAGGACTTCTCCCGCTTCTGATGCAGAAGTAGTTACAACGTTTAGAAACATATCCGAGCCTATAATTGAGCCGCCGTAAAGATTGATAAGCGCAAATTGAAAAGCGTCAAAAAAAAGTTTTGGAAACAGAATAAGAAAAACTATTCCGGGACGCCTTGTTAAGCAAAACAGAATAATTTGGACACCAAGAGGGAAGAGGATGTTTGCAATTTTTACGCAAGCTCCCGATGGTTCAGTAAACAGCAACAGCACGCTGGTTATCATCAGCACTGCCTGAAATAGCCAGAATATAAATTTCTGATTTTTTAATAATTTAAAATTCATTGTATACTAGGCAATTGCTGCTGCAATTAAAATGCTTCATCTATCTGAAATGTGATACCGCTTTGCCAATGTTTTCCCAATCCGTAATCCAGTCTCACATTTGTTCTATTCTTAATCCTAAATCTGTAGCCAATTCCAACATTAGGCAGGGTGTGTCCCCACTGGAATTTATCTATGCCCCAGATATTTCCGGCGCCTGTCCAGAAAGTCAGGCCGTGTCTCCTCCAAATATTCTGCCTTAATTCTGCCTGGAAGCATACTAAATTTTTATCTCTATATCTTCCCTCATAATAGCCTCTCATTCTGTAGGAACCTCCCATAAGCGCAAGCATTGTCCATGGCGTTTTGCCATAGCTGAATTCCTGGTAATAGTCTAATGCAATAACCCCGCCCTTCCATACGGTTTTATAGTAATCGGCATTTAAGATGCTCTTAAAATAGGGCTTCTGTCCCGGTTCAACATAGTTAATTTGGGATAGTTTGACGTATGTGCCGCAATAAGGATTTGGAATATAATCTCTTGTATCATAGCATATTGCTGCGCCGTAGCCAAAAGACCTGGTTATATTGCGCAGGCCGATTATGAAAGTTGAATCTTTGTAATTGGAGCCGCGTATAAAATCATATTCAAGGTGCGGACCTGCAAACAAATTGGGAGCTAGTTCATGCATGAAGTCTCCCTTGAATGATACTTGAATTCTTTTATATGAACTTTCGTTTGAATCATTGTCTCCGTTATAATATCCAAAGCCCCAGATGTTAGATGGAAATGAGTAAAATTTTAGCTCATAGTCTATTCTGTTTCTGTCCTCCTCAAAGAAATTATTTCCTCTTATGCCTAAGCTGAAAAATCCTGATGTTGAGATATTTCCAAATATTGCCACATTAGACGGGGAGGTAAGACTGTCGCGAACTGTATAATATTTTCCCGTTGCCACCGCACCTAGCCCGAGCTTTGTGTCTGAGGCATAATTGGGTCCTCCAATAAATGCAAAGTCAAACTTTTTCTGCGCACGTATTGTATCTGTTTTTTTCTGCACGCGTGCCGTATCTGATTGCTTCTGCGCTTGCATAGTGCTGCAGCACAAAATCAATCCCGTTGCGATAATAGTCAGTTGTAAAAAACGCTGCTTCATTACTCCACAATTTTCACATTATCAATCCATAACCGGTTGCTGATATCTCCGACATAAGCTTCTCCGTAACTGGATGAAAATTTGATTATTATATGCGTCGGTCTCTCGCTGGCGGAAGCCCATCCAATCTCCTGAACGGGAACTGACTTTCCTTTTGAA
The window above is part of the Bacteroidales bacterium genome. Proteins encoded here:
- a CDS encoding glycosyltransferase, translating into MNQTSKYRFTIISPIFNEEGNVRRLADELGKFMEISKEPSVCVLFVNDGSADNSLQLIKDECSKRKNFFYISLAHRTGLSGAIKAGFDNCFSDFVGYIDADLQTTPEDFNLLLPYIIDYPLVMGIRANRKDSGWKNFQSKFANGFRKMFTHDGATDTGCPLKILQTPYAKRIPMFTGMHRFFPALIQLQEGGKMKQIPVRHFPRTAGVSKYNVWNRLIGPLKDCFAYRWMKKRYINYSIGEDNINSK
- a CDS encoding lipid A phosphoethanolamine transferase; amino-acid sequence: MNFKLLKNQKFIFWLFQAVLMITSVLLLFTEPSGACVKIANILFPLGVQIILFCLTRRPGIVFLILFPKLFFDAFQFALINLYGGSIIGSDMFLNVVTTSASEAGEVLASLTGTILMVFLIYIPSIILAIKSAKSKEKIEWRWRKKILYCGGIILAASIIFITSACRFKDDIYPVNVIYNLEYATKKWNRVEKYNETSKGFTYNAFRENGKTREIVVLVLGETSRAANWSLYGYSRETSPHTDSLASSSNPVVGGGSNLVVFKDFLTQSNTTHKSVPIILSPAEAGRYGLLYKSKSIVSAFKEAGFKTIYIKNQNYDKSIVHSYYNEADEKISVSSKIRSVPDEAVLPELNKVLQKDTTGNLFIIIHLYGSHFAYHSRYPKQFAYYTPDRPKSISKKYRKELINSYDNSILNTDYVTFKIIEAIKSQNAGSVVMCLADHGEDLMDDRRGRFLHASLNATYYQLHIPFYVWFSDNYIKNCRDKYEQTIKHSSAPLSTNAVFHSLLDYAEIHTKYLDSTLCIGSPRLEEKEREYLTDHDIPMKLRLLPLTKYDYEQFEARGMKVR